A window from Flavobacterium gyeonganense encodes these proteins:
- a CDS encoding response regulator, protein MKKPTILLIEDDELDIISVERSLKKIDSEYVLHTAYNGIEALKILRDKDSGLIPDVILLDINMPRMNGIEFLKIIREDKKLKNLKVFIMTTSSEADDRFEAEKLGISGYIIKPLNYTDNSKRPDSMEAFVQFHLRKILLDENM, encoded by the coding sequence ATGAAAAAACCAACGATCTTATTAATAGAAGATGATGAACTTGACATCATAAGTGTGGAGCGCTCATTGAAAAAAATTGATAGTGAATATGTGCTCCATACCGCTTATAATGGAATTGAAGCCTTAAAAATCCTTAGGGACAAAGATTCAGGATTAATTCCGGATGTCATTCTTCTGGATATTAATATGCCCAGAATGAACGGCATAGAGTTTTTAAAAATTATAAGAGAAGATAAAAAACTAAAGAATTTAAAAGTTTTTATAATGACAACTTCTTCTGAAGCTGACGACAGATTTGAGGCAGAAAAATTAGGGATATCAGGATATATTATCAAACCTCTGAATTATACCGACAATTCAAAAAGACCGGATTCTATGGAGGCTTTTGTACAATTTCATTTAAGGAAAATATTACTTGATGAAAACATGTAA
- a CDS encoding ATP-binding protein — protein sequence MKLSYQILLAFTLIILLSVADSYTNYMLSKKVQRNSQFLARSEEIIRNSNKTHKAIIEMQSAFRGYLLTNDETFLDSYFKGREILPGLIKEQQYRIGSHNKQREILDSISSLHNSWLNYSAKLIISREKFPDSYQNLFDNSLKRHIGKKINDAINLKFSRFDKIEYKRRKLHTDRLLISLQNAHTFSFIFLTLTIVVGIFSTAYILIVTTKRISSMVSLAENISKGNFTSVKDTGNDELSALAVSLNTMSEKLDKNIHELKNRNAELNKFAYVVSHDLKAPVRGIHNVISWIEEDYADQLSPEIKRYLNIIPQKTQRMEALINGLLDYARLNLKTPPESIKTNELVQEIADSIVPRSFTLEIGDLPDLFTERIKLEQVFANLISNAVKYTPKEQGGIIQIKCKIFADFYEFSVKDNGIGIAEEFHQKIFEIFQTLREQNEQESTGVGLAIVKKIIDDQQESITVKSVLGEGAEFIFTWRNS from the coding sequence ATGAAATTATCGTATCAAATACTTTTGGCATTTACCCTGATAATTTTATTGTCTGTTGCTGATTCCTATACTAATTATATGTTGTCTAAAAAGGTACAGCGAAATTCACAGTTTCTTGCCAGATCAGAAGAGATAATTCGAAACTCGAATAAAACACATAAAGCTATTATTGAAATGCAGAGTGCTTTTAGAGGATACTTGCTGACAAATGACGAAACTTTTCTGGATTCTTATTTTAAAGGACGTGAAATTTTGCCAGGTCTGATAAAAGAACAGCAATACAGGATTGGTAGTCATAATAAGCAGCGGGAAATATTAGATTCAATCAGCAGCCTTCACAACAGCTGGCTAAATTATTCTGCTAAATTGATAATTTCGCGTGAAAAGTTTCCTGATTCGTATCAAAATCTTTTTGATAATTCATTAAAAAGGCACATTGGAAAAAAAATAAATGATGCCATTAATCTCAAGTTTTCAAGATTTGATAAAATAGAATATAAAAGAAGGAAGCTGCATACCGATAGATTGTTGATTTCCTTACAAAATGCGCATACATTTTCTTTTATCTTCCTCACGTTAACAATTGTGGTTGGGATTTTTAGTACAGCATATATTCTGATAGTCACTACTAAAAGAATTAGTTCGATGGTAAGCCTTGCCGAAAATATATCGAAAGGTAATTTTACCAGTGTGAAAGATACGGGTAATGACGAATTATCTGCTTTGGCTGTTTCCCTAAACACCATGTCTGAAAAGTTGGATAAGAACATTCATGAATTAAAAAACAGAAATGCAGAGTTAAATAAATTTGCTTACGTAGTATCTCATGATTTGAAAGCTCCTGTGAGGGGAATTCATAATGTTATTTCATGGATTGAGGAAGATTATGCTGATCAGCTTTCACCCGAAATCAAAAGATATTTGAACATTATACCGCAAAAAACACAGCGTATGGAAGCGCTTATTAATGGTTTGCTGGACTATGCACGACTAAACCTTAAGACACCGCCAGAAAGCATAAAAACAAATGAACTTGTTCAGGAAATTGCAGATTCTATTGTTCCAAGATCCTTTACTCTTGAAATTGGTGATCTGCCTGATTTATTTACAGAAAGAATTAAGCTCGAACAGGTTTTTGCTAATTTGATCAGTAATGCAGTAAAATATACACCAAAAGAACAAGGTGGAATAATCCAGATTAAATGCAAAATATTTGCGGACTTTTATGAATTTTCAGTTAAAGACAATGGTATTGGTATTGCCGAAGAATTTCATCAAAAGATATTCGAAATATTTCAGACACTTCGTGAGCAGAACGAGCAGGAGAGTACAGGAGTAGGTCTTGCAATTGTAAAAAAAATAATAGATGATCAGCAAGAATCCATCACAGTAAAATCGGTATTAGGAGAGGGTGCTGAATTTATTTTTACGTGGCGAAATAGTTAA
- a CDS encoding dienelactone hydrolase family protein, protein MQKLTKEDISQEVFDLYDDYAHNKIGRRQFIEKLSVFAVGAITLPSLLSFMSPNYADSILIPFNDPKLKTQYISYDSPKGGGTIKGQLSKPAETKNKLPGIIIVHENRGLNPYIEDVGRRAAIEGFITLAPDALSPLGGYPGNDDAGRELQKKRTREEMLEDFIAAYEYLKSHKDCNGQVGVVGFCFGGWISNMMAVKIPSLSAAVPYYGGQPNKEEAEKIKTPLLLHYAGLDTRVNEGWPAFEEVLKLNKVEHTAYFYQGVNHGFHNNTTPRYDEAAANLSWKRTIDFFKEKLIKK, encoded by the coding sequence ATGCAAAAATTAACCAAAGAAGATATCTCTCAGGAAGTGTTTGATTTATACGATGATTATGCCCATAATAAAATCGGAAGAAGACAATTTATAGAAAAGCTATCTGTTTTTGCTGTAGGAGCTATTACCCTCCCGTCTCTCCTAAGCTTCATGAGCCCAAATTATGCGGATAGCATTTTAATTCCTTTTAACGATCCAAAACTAAAAACACAATACATCAGCTACGATTCACCAAAAGGCGGAGGTACTATCAAAGGTCAACTGTCAAAACCTGCTGAAACCAAAAATAAATTACCCGGAATTATTATCGTACATGAAAACAGGGGATTAAATCCTTACATTGAAGATGTGGGAAGAAGGGCTGCAATAGAAGGGTTTATTACTTTGGCACCTGATGCTTTATCTCCATTAGGCGGATATCCGGGCAATGATGATGCTGGACGTGAACTCCAAAAAAAACGTACACGTGAAGAAATGCTGGAGGATTTTATTGCCGCATACGAATATCTGAAATCACACAAAGATTGTAATGGTCAGGTTGGTGTTGTCGGATTTTGTTTTGGAGGATGGATTTCGAATATGATGGCAGTAAAAATACCTTCTTTATCAGCTGCTGTTCCGTATTACGGCGGACAGCCCAACAAAGAAGAAGCAGAAAAAATAAAGACTCCGCTCCTTTTGCATTATGCAGGTCTGGATACACGTGTTAACGAAGGCTGGCCCGCATTTGAGGAAGTACTTAAACTAAACAAAGTCGAACATACTGCTTATTTTTATCAGGGTGTAAATCATGGTTTTCATAACAATACAACACCAAGGTATGACGAAGCAGCCGCAAATTTATCATGGAAAAGAACCATTGATTTTTTTAAAGAAAAACTGATAAAAAAATAA
- a CDS encoding TIGR00730 family Rossman fold protein: MRLEDFDNDEDKVIQDRLKQKTWNEIRTNDSWAIFKIMAEFVNGYESMGRIGPCVSIFGSARTKPDDKYYLLAEKIAYKISKAGYGVITGGGPGIMEAGNKGAHLGGGTSVGLNIELPFEQHFNPYIDHDKNLNFDYFFVRKVMFVKYSQGFVVMPGGFGTLDEMFEAITLIQTKKIGKFPIILVGVEFWSGLIEWVKTVLVEKMHTVSPDDLNLFKIVDTEDEVVDVLDKFYKKYDLSPNF; the protein is encoded by the coding sequence ATGAGATTAGAAGATTTTGATAATGATGAAGATAAAGTAATTCAGGATCGTTTGAAACAAAAAACGTGGAATGAAATCAGGACCAATGACAGTTGGGCAATTTTTAAAATCATGGCCGAATTTGTAAACGGATACGAAAGTATGGGGCGTATTGGTCCATGTGTTTCTATTTTTGGATCTGCAAGAACAAAACCAGACGATAAATATTATTTACTGGCAGAAAAAATTGCTTATAAAATTAGTAAAGCAGGTTATGGCGTTATTACAGGTGGCGGGCCAGGAATTATGGAAGCAGGAAACAAAGGCGCTCATTTGGGCGGAGGAACTTCTGTTGGTTTAAATATCGAACTGCCTTTTGAACAGCATTTCAACCCTTATATTGATCATGATAAAAACCTGAATTTCGATTACTTTTTTGTTAGAAAAGTAATGTTTGTAAAATATTCACAGGGTTTTGTAGTCATGCCCGGAGGATTTGGAACATTAGACGAAATGTTTGAAGCAATAACCCTGATCCAGACTAAAAAAATTGGAAAATTCCCTATCATACTAGTAGGTGTTGAATTTTGGTCAGGACTGATTGAATGGGTAAAAACAGTGCTAGTGGAAAAAATGCATACAGTGAGTCCTGATGACTTAAACCTATTTAAAATCGTAGATACTGAAGACGAAGTTGTTGATGTGCTGGATAAATTCTACAAGAAATACGACTTAAGTCCAAACTTTTAA
- a CDS encoding alpha-ketoacid dehydrogenase subunit alpha/beta: MITEKSNTILTFEDFRTEVLNDYKIAVTSRECSLLGRKEVLTGKAKFGIFGDGKEVPQLAMAKAFKNGDFRSGYYRDQTFMMAIGEFTPKQFFAGLYGHTDLDFDPMSAGRQMGGHFVTHSLNEDGSWKDLTKQKNSSSDISPTAAQMPRLLGLAQASKIYRNVDGIEIKDKFSVNGNEVAWGTIGNASTSEGLFFETINAAGVLQVPMVMSIWDDEYGISVHAKHQTTKENISEILKGYQRDEDSEGYEILRVKGWDYAELVSTYERAGAIAREHHIPVLIHVNELTQPQGHSTSGSHERYKNGERLAWEKNYDCIRQMRLWMIATNIASPEELDEIDAQLKKEVLEAKKEAWNLFINPIIEDQKNLLALLEEISAASINHKDKIQKYISELKAIKAPLKKEMLVIARKILRFIEIPNSKVLLSEWIRNYIEITQEKFSSNQHSESAQNVFSVEKALPVYPENAKPDLDGRMILRDNFDALFSKYPEVLIFGEDVGNIGDVNQGLEGMQEKYGELRVADVGIREATIIGQGIGMALRGLRPIAEIQYLDYLLYAIQIMSDDLATLQYRTVGKQKAPLIIRTRGHRLEGIWHSGSPMGMIINAIRGIHVLVPRNMTQAAGFYNTLLECDEPALVIECLNGYRLKEKTPLNFGEFKTPIGVVETLKEGTDITLVSYGSTLRLVEQAANELLDLGIDCEVIDIQSLLPFDINKDIVKSISKTNRLLIIDEDVPGGASAFILQQILEEQDAYKYLDSKPQTLAAKAHRPAYGTDGDYFSKPSAEDIFEKVYDMMHEVNPGKFPNLY; this comes from the coding sequence ATGATTACAGAAAAAAGCAATACTATATTAACCTTTGAGGATTTTAGAACTGAAGTATTAAATGACTATAAAATTGCAGTTACAAGTCGGGAATGCAGTCTGTTAGGGCGAAAAGAAGTATTGACAGGAAAAGCCAAATTTGGAATATTTGGTGATGGAAAGGAAGTACCGCAGCTGGCCATGGCAAAAGCTTTCAAAAATGGTGATTTCCGTTCAGGATACTATCGCGACCAGACCTTTATGATGGCTATTGGCGAATTTACTCCTAAACAATTTTTTGCAGGTTTATATGGTCACACCGATTTAGATTTTGATCCAATGTCGGCCGGAAGACAAATGGGCGGACACTTTGTAACACACAGTTTAAACGAAGACGGTTCCTGGAAAGACTTAACCAAACAAAAAAATTCAAGTTCAGATATATCTCCTACAGCCGCACAAATGCCAAGATTACTGGGATTGGCGCAGGCTTCAAAAATTTACAGAAACGTTGACGGAATCGAAATCAAAGACAAATTTTCTGTAAACGGAAATGAAGTGGCCTGGGGTACTATTGGAAACGCCAGTACTTCTGAAGGTTTGTTTTTTGAAACCATAAATGCTGCAGGAGTTTTACAGGTTCCGATGGTAATGAGTATCTGGGATGACGAGTACGGAATTTCTGTACACGCTAAACACCAGACTACTAAAGAAAACATCTCTGAAATCCTAAAAGGATATCAACGCGATGAAGATTCTGAAGGATATGAAATTTTAAGAGTAAAAGGCTGGGATTATGCCGAGTTGGTTTCTACTTACGAAAGAGCCGGTGCCATTGCACGTGAGCATCATATTCCGGTTTTAATTCACGTAAATGAACTTACACAGCCTCAGGGACACTCTACCTCAGGATCGCATGAGCGTTATAAAAATGGAGAAAGATTAGCCTGGGAAAAGAATTATGACTGTATCCGTCAAATGCGTTTATGGATGATTGCCACCAATATCGCATCCCCTGAAGAACTGGATGAAATTGATGCCCAATTAAAAAAAGAAGTTCTGGAAGCTAAAAAAGAAGCCTGGAATCTTTTTATCAACCCAATTATTGAAGACCAAAAAAATCTTTTGGCTTTATTGGAAGAAATTTCAGCTGCCAGTATCAATCATAAAGATAAAATCCAGAAATACATTAGCGAATTAAAAGCAATCAAAGCGCCTTTAAAAAAGGAAATGCTGGTTATAGCCCGTAAAATTTTACGCTTTATTGAAATTCCAAACAGTAAAGTATTATTGTCAGAATGGATCAGGAATTATATCGAAATTACGCAGGAAAAATTTAGCAGTAACCAGCATTCTGAATCAGCACAAAACGTTTTTTCTGTTGAAAAAGCACTTCCTGTGTATCCCGAAAATGCCAAACCTGATTTAGACGGAAGAATGATACTTCGTGATAATTTTGACGCCTTATTCAGCAAATATCCTGAGGTTTTAATTTTTGGTGAAGACGTTGGAAATATTGGCGACGTAAACCAGGGCTTAGAAGGCATGCAGGAAAAATATGGTGAACTTCGTGTTGCCGATGTCGGGATTCGTGAAGCTACCATTATTGGGCAGGGAATTGGTATGGCTTTAAGAGGCTTAAGACCCATTGCTGAGATTCAGTATCTGGACTATTTATTGTACGCCATTCAGATCATGAGTGATGATTTGGCTACTTTACAATACAGAACCGTTGGAAAACAAAAAGCACCATTAATCATCAGAACCCGCGGACACCGCCTGGAAGGTATCTGGCACTCCGGTTCTCCAATGGGAATGATTATTAACGCTATTCGTGGAATCCACGTTCTGGTTCCGAGAAACATGACTCAGGCAGCGGGCTTCTACAATACACTTTTAGAATGTGATGAACCTGCTTTAGTAATTGAATGTTTAAATGGTTACCGTTTAAAGGAAAAAACACCTTTAAATTTTGGTGAATTCAAAACACCAATTGGAGTTGTAGAAACCTTAAAAGAAGGTACTGATATTACATTAGTTTCTTACGGATCGACTTTAAGACTGGTTGAACAGGCAGCGAATGAACTTTTAGATTTAGGAATTGACTGTGAGGTGATTGACATCCAGTCATTGCTTCCGTTTGATATTAATAAGGATATTGTAAAAAGTATCTCCAAAACAAACCGCCTATTAATAATTGACGAGGATGTTCCGGGTGGGGCTTCGGCTTTCATTTTGCAGCAAATTCTGGAAGAACAGGATGCTTACAAATATCTTGACAGCAAACCACAGACCCTTGCCGCAAAGGCGCACAGACCTGCTTACGGAACTGATGGTGATTATTTCTCGAAACCTTCTGCCGAAGATATTTTTGAGAAAGTTTATGATATGATGCATGAGGTTAATCCTGGTAAATTTCCAAACTTATACTAA
- the kdsB gene encoding 3-deoxy-manno-octulosonate cytidylyltransferase, with protein MKIIAVIPARYASTRFPAKLMQDLGGKTVILRTYEASVATKLFDDVFVVTDSDLIYNEIVSNGGKAIMSIKEHESGSDRIAEAVANLDVDIVVNVQGDEPFTEAGPLEQVLSVFKNDENKKIDLASLMREITDEDEINNPNHVKVVVDQSQFALYFSRSVIPYPRDKDAGARYFQHIGIYAFRKQALLDFHSLPMKSLEASEKLEQLRYLEFGKKIKMVETTHVGIGIDTAEDLEKARMMLKDI; from the coding sequence ATGAAAATAATAGCTGTAATTCCGGCACGATATGCATCAACACGTTTCCCTGCAAAACTAATGCAGGATCTTGGTGGCAAAACGGTAATTTTAAGAACGTATGAAGCCTCTGTTGCCACAAAATTATTTGATGATGTGTTTGTTGTAACCGATTCTGATTTGATCTACAATGAAATTGTTTCGAATGGAGGAAAAGCCATTATGAGTATCAAAGAACATGAATCAGGAAGTGACCGAATTGCAGAAGCAGTTGCGAACCTTGACGTTGATATAGTGGTAAATGTTCAGGGAGACGAACCTTTTACAGAAGCAGGACCTTTAGAGCAGGTTTTGTCTGTTTTTAAAAATGATGAGAATAAAAAGATTGACCTGGCTTCGCTAATGCGTGAAATTACAGATGAAGACGAAATCAACAATCCGAATCATGTAAAAGTCGTGGTGGATCAGTCACAGTTTGCATTGTATTTTTCGCGTTCTGTGATTCCGTATCCGAGAGATAAGGATGCTGGTGCGCGTTATTTTCAGCATATCGGAATTTATGCTTTTAGAAAACAGGCTTTATTAGACTTTCACAGCCTGCCAATGAAATCTCTCGAAGCTTCAGAAAAACTAGAACAGCTACGATATTTGGAATTCGGGAAAAAAATTAAAATGGTAGAAACAACCCATGTCGGAATTGGGATTGATACGGCAGAGGATTTGGAAAAGGCGAGAATGATGTTGAAGGATATTTAA
- the ygiD gene encoding 4,5-DOPA dioxygenase extradiol, producing the protein MTTLNDLYSISSAFSNTDKMPVLFLGHGSPMNAIEENQFVTGFRNLAKTLPQPNAILCISAHWFTKGTKVTSMQMPRTIHDFGGFPQALFDVQYPAKGSPELALETQKILDPVLVDLDEHWGLDHGAWSVIKHLYPNADVPVIQLSIDYTKSGQYHFELAKKLQSLRYKGVLIIGSGNIVHNLRLVDFRNFDKDNYGFDWAIEARETVNNYLLDGNFQPLIDFEKMSKAVQMAIPTPDHYLPLLYTLGLKDKTDELDLFNDKLLAGSLSMTSVKIM; encoded by the coding sequence ATGACAACACTAAACGACTTATATTCGATTTCATCTGCGTTTTCGAATACCGATAAAATGCCGGTACTGTTTTTGGGACATGGCAGCCCGATGAATGCAATTGAAGAAAATCAGTTTGTGACCGGTTTTCGCAATCTGGCCAAAACGTTGCCTCAGCCGAACGCGATATTATGTATTTCGGCGCATTGGTTTACGAAAGGTACAAAAGTGACTTCGATGCAGATGCCAAGAACGATCCATGACTTTGGAGGTTTTCCGCAGGCGCTTTTTGATGTACAATATCCTGCAAAAGGAAGTCCGGAACTGGCCTTGGAAACCCAAAAAATATTAGATCCGGTTTTGGTAGATTTAGACGAACACTGGGGATTAGATCACGGTGCCTGGAGCGTAATCAAACATTTATACCCAAATGCAGACGTTCCGGTAATTCAGCTGAGTATTGATTATACCAAATCGGGTCAGTATCATTTTGAACTGGCAAAGAAACTGCAGTCGCTTCGTTACAAAGGTGTTCTGATTATCGGTAGCGGAAATATCGTTCACAACTTGCGATTGGTTGATTTCAGGAATTTCGATAAAGACAATTACGGTTTCGACTGGGCAATTGAAGCCAGAGAAACGGTCAATAATTATCTGTTAGACGGAAATTTTCAACCTCTAATTGATTTCGAAAAAATGAGTAAAGCGGTTCAGATGGCAATTCCTACTCCGGATCATTATTTGCCTTTGCTTTATACTTTAGGATTAAAGGACAAAACGGATGAATTGGATTTGTTTAATGATAAGTTATTAGCGGGTTCGTTAAGTATGACTTCTGTAAAAATTATGTAA
- a CDS encoding ATP-dependent DNA helicase produces the protein MNSALFYSVLQKRFPFAPTYKQDIFFQKIAIFLTEPQNDTIFVLKGYAGTGKTTVISTIVNNLGDINKKFVLLAPTGRAAKVIANYSNTPAFTIHKKIYFPKKSSGGGVAFTKQVNKHKNTIFIVDEASMISDSTLDSGSLLDDLINYVYSGTNCKMILLGDTAQLPPVNLDISPALDIQTLGVHYDKEIEHIELDEVMRQEESSGILFNATELRELLKESFITEFRFNVKKFKDIVRLTDGYDIQDAINTAYSNYSIEDTAFIVRSNKRANQYNEQIRTRILFKESELSVGDFLMVVKNNYFWLKENDEAGFIANGDIIEILELFGIKELYGFTFAKVKIRMVDYPDQKPFETVLILDTIKSESPSLTYEESNRLYEEVMKDYEAETTKYKRFQKVKENEYFNGLQVKFSYAITCHKSQGGQWNTVFIEQPYLPNGIDRDYIRWLYTAMTRAKNKLYLIGFKDESFEE, from the coding sequence ATGAATTCAGCATTATTTTATAGTGTTTTGCAAAAAAGATTTCCCTTTGCACCAACATACAAACAGGACATTTTTTTTCAGAAAATCGCAATTTTTTTAACAGAACCACAAAACGATACCATTTTTGTACTGAAAGGATATGCCGGTACGGGTAAAACAACTGTGATTTCGACCATTGTAAATAATCTTGGGGACATCAATAAGAAGTTTGTTTTGTTGGCGCCAACCGGCCGTGCGGCCAAAGTAATCGCTAATTATTCAAACACACCGGCCTTTACTATTCACAAGAAAATATATTTCCCTAAAAAATCATCGGGAGGAGGAGTAGCTTTTACCAAGCAGGTCAATAAACATAAAAATACCATTTTTATCGTTGATGAGGCTTCAATGATTTCAGACAGTACTTTGGACAGCGGTTCTCTTTTAGACGATTTGATTAATTATGTGTATTCCGGAACCAACTGCAAAATGATTCTTTTAGGTGACACGGCTCAGCTGCCTCCCGTAAATTTAGACATTAGTCCGGCTCTGGATATCCAGACTTTAGGAGTTCATTACGATAAAGAAATTGAGCATATCGAACTGGATGAAGTAATGCGTCAGGAAGAAAGTTCAGGGATTTTATTTAATGCCACTGAATTGCGTGAGTTATTAAAAGAATCATTTATAACCGAATTCAGGTTTAATGTAAAAAAGTTCAAAGACATTGTTCGTTTAACGGATGGTTACGATATTCAGGATGCAATTAATACAGCATACAGCAATTATAGTATTGAAGATACTGCTTTTATTGTACGTTCGAATAAAAGGGCAAATCAGTACAATGAACAAATTCGGACCAGGATATTGTTTAAAGAAAGTGAGCTTTCGGTAGGAGATTTTTTGATGGTAGTAAAGAACAATTATTTCTGGCTAAAAGAAAACGATGAAGCCGGATTTATTGCCAACGGAGATATTATTGAGATTCTGGAACTTTTCGGAATTAAAGAATTATACGGATTCACTTTTGCGAAAGTCAAAATCAGAATGGTCGATTATCCGGATCAGAAACCTTTTGAAACGGTTTTGATTCTGGATACCATAAAAAGTGAGTCACCTTCTTTAACATATGAAGAATCAAATCGTTTGTATGAAGAAGTGATGAAAGATTATGAAGCTGAAACAACAAAATACAAAAGATTCCAAAAAGTAAAAGAAAACGAATATTTTAATGGGCTGCAGGTTAAATTTTCTTACGCCATAACCTGTCATAAATCGCAGGGAGGGCAATGGAATACTGTTTTTATCGAACAGCCGTATTTGCCAAACGGAATAGATCGTGACTACATCAGATGGCTCTATACCGCTATGACACGTGCCAAAAATAAGCTATATTTGATAGGATTTAAAGACGAGAGTTTTGAGGAATAG
- a CDS encoding DUF3822 family protein yields the protein MAFQNTNITSKLYKKLSIQVSLNGFSFCCFDTLNDRITSFSEIKFDSSKKTTKIEDHFAEAFKKHSELKDTYDDIMVIHNNNLSTFVPAALFDENYLGSYLQYTTKVFETDFFTYDEISNYQMNAVYIPYININNFLIDNVGSFDYKHVNSILVEKLLEASKNNDDKKMIVNFNPEHFEIIVVENQKLLLFNSFEYQTPEDFIYYLLFTAEQLSLNPEIFPLELLGTINKNDPFYAIAYKYIRNVSFLDVSALQQKNNFSTAENQKHYILFQS from the coding sequence ATGGCATTTCAAAACACCAATATTACATCAAAACTTTATAAAAAACTTTCCATTCAGGTTTCTCTGAACGGATTTTCATTTTGCTGTTTCGATACCCTCAACGACAGGATTACTTCATTCAGTGAAATTAAATTTGACTCTTCAAAAAAAACGACGAAGATAGAAGATCATTTCGCGGAAGCTTTCAAAAAACATTCCGAATTAAAAGATACCTATGATGATATTATGGTTATTCATAATAACAATCTTTCGACTTTTGTACCTGCGGCTCTTTTTGATGAAAATTATCTTGGCAGCTATTTACAATACACCACAAAAGTTTTTGAAACTGATTTTTTTACCTACGACGAAATTTCCAATTACCAAATGAATGCTGTTTATATTCCGTATATAAACATCAATAACTTTTTGATTGACAACGTTGGATCTTTTGATTACAAACATGTCAACAGCATTTTAGTCGAAAAATTACTTGAGGCTTCAAAAAATAATGATGACAAAAAAATGATTGTCAACTTTAATCCGGAACATTTTGAAATAATTGTCGTTGAAAATCAAAAACTACTGTTATTCAATTCTTTTGAATATCAGACCCCGGAAGATTTTATTTATTATTTACTATTTACGGCCGAACAACTGAGTCTGAATCCGGAAATTTTTCCGCTCGAATTATTAGGCACTATCAATAAAAATGATCCTTTTTATGCTATTGCATATAAATACATCCGAAATGTATCCTTTTTGGATGTAAGCGCTTTACAGCAAAAAAATAACTTCTCGACTGCAGAAAATCAAAAACATTATATCTTATTTCAATCATGA
- a CDS encoding RsmD family RNA methyltransferase: protein MRIISGKYKGRRIFPPKNLPVRPTTDMSKEALFNVLNNHFSFDGLKVLDLFSGTGNISYEFASRGSAPVTAVDGDFGCVKFIKQVAAEYDFDIAATKSDVYKFLENCKTSYHIIFADPPYGLDQVAFEKIVLTVFERDLLNEDGMMIIEHSKYTKMDHLSNFSFQKSYGGSFFSFFELNSTDDDEELPEDSSVKSTEEDEG from the coding sequence ATGAGAATCATTTCTGGAAAATACAAAGGACGCCGCATTTTTCCGCCAAAAAACCTTCCGGTAAGACCTACGACTGACATGAGCAAAGAAGCATTATTTAATGTTTTGAACAATCATTTTAGTTTTGATGGCTTAAAGGTTTTGGATTTATTTTCGGGAACCGGAAACATCAGTTATGAATTTGCTTCACGCGGAAGTGCCCCAGTTACGGCTGTCGATGGCGATTTTGGATGTGTGAAATTTATTAAACAAGTAGCAGCAGAATATGATTTTGATATTGCAGCCACCAAAAGTGATGTTTATAAATTTCTGGAAAACTGCAAAACTTCTTATCATATTATATTTGCCGACCCACCTTATGGATTAGATCAAGTCGCATTTGAAAAAATTGTTCTGACAGTTTTCGAAAGGGATTTATTGAATGAAGACGGCATGATGATTATTGAACATTCTAAATATACCAAAATGGATCATTTAAGTAATTTCTCTTTTCAGAAAAGTTATGGAGGATCCTTTTTTAGTTTCTTCGAATTGAACTCAACTGATGACGATGAAGAACTTCCTGAAGATTCATCCGTAAAGTCAACAGAAGAAGACGAAGGATAA